A DNA window from Gorilla gorilla gorilla isolate KB3781 chromosome 6, NHGRI_mGorGor1-v2.1_pri, whole genome shotgun sequence contains the following coding sequences:
- the TBL2 gene encoding transducin beta-like protein 2 isoform X1, with amino-acid sequence MELSQMSELMGLSVLLGLLALMATAAVARGWLRAGEERSGRPACQKANGFPPDKSSGSKKQKQYQRIRKEKPQQHNFTHRLLAAALKSHSGNISCMDFSSNGKYLATCADDRTIRIWSTKDFLQREHRSMRANVELDHATLVRFSPDCRAFIVWLANGDTLRVFKMTKREDGGYIFTATPEDFPKKHKAPVIDIGIANTGKFIMTASSDTTVLIWSLKGQVLSTINTNQMNNTHAAVSPCGRFVASCGFTPDVKVWEVCFGKKGEFQEVVRAFELKGHSAAVHSFAFSNDSRRMASVSKDGTWKLWDTDVEYKKKQDPYLLKTGRFEEAAGAAPCHLALSPNAQVLALASGSSIHLYNTRRGEKEECFERVHGECIANLSFDITGRFLASCGDRAVRLFHNTPGHRAMVEEMQGHLKRASNESTRQRLQQQLTQAQETLKSLGALKK; translated from the exons ATGGAGCTCTCGCAGATGTCGGAGCTCATGGGGCTGTCGGTGTTGCTTGGGCTGCTGGCCCTGATGGCGACGGCGGCGGTAGCGCGGGGGTGGCTGCGCGCGGGGGAGGAGAGGAGCGGCCGGCCCGCCT GCCAAAAAGCAAATGGATTTCCACCTGACAAATCTTCGGGATCCAAGAAGCAGAAACAATATCAGCGGATTCGGAAGGAGAAGCCTCAACAACACAACTTCACCCACCGCCTCCTGGCTGCAGCTCTGAAG AGCCACAGCGGGAACATATCTTGCATGGACTTTAGCAGCAATGGCAAATACCTGGCTACCTGTGCAGATGATCGCACCATCCGCATCTGGAGCACCAAGGACTTCCTGCAGCGAGAGCACCGCAGCATGAGAGCCAACGTGGAGCTGGACCACGCCACCCTGGTGCGCTTCAGCCCTGACTGCAG AGCCTTCATCGTCTGGCTGGCCAACGGGGACACCCTCCGTGTCTTCAAGATGACCAAGCGGGAGGATGGGGGCTACATCTTCACAGCCACCCCAGAGGACTTCCCTAAAAAGCACAAGGCGCCTGTCATCGACATTGGCATTGCTAACACAG GAAAGTTTATCATGACTGCCTCCAGTGACACCACTGTCCTCATCTGGAGCCTGAAGGGTCAAGTGCTGTCTACCATCAACACCAACCAGATGAACAACACACACGCTGCTGTATCTCCCTGTGGCAG ATTTGTAGCCTCGTGTGGCTTCACCCCAGATGTGAAGGTTTGGGAAGTCTGCTTTGGAAAGAAGGGGGAGTTCCAGGAGGTGGTGCGAGCCTTCGAACTAAAGGGCCACTCCGCGGCTGTGCACTCGTTTGCTTTCTCCAACGACTCGCGGAG GATGGCTTCTGTCTCCAAGGATGGTACATGGAAACTGTGGGACACAGATGTGGAATACAAGAAGAAGCAGGACCCCtacttgctgaagacaggccGCTTTGAAGAGGCGGCGGGGGCCGCGCCGTGCCACCTGGCCCTCTCCCCCAACGCCCAGGTCTTGGCCTTGGCCAGTGGCAGTAGTATTCATCTCTACAATACCCGGCGGGGCGAGAAGGAGGAGTGCTTTGAGCGGGTCCATGGCGAGTGTATCGCCAACTTGTCCTTTGACATCACTGGCCGCTTTCTGGCCTCCTGTGGGGACCGGGCGGTGCGGCTCTTTCACAACACTCCTGGCCACCGAGCCATGGTGGAGGAGATGCAGGGCCACCTGAAGCGGGCCTCCAACGAGAGCACCCGCCAGAGGCTGCAGCAGCAGCTGACCCAGGCCCAAGAGACCCTGAAGAGCCTGGGTGCCCTGAAGAAGTGA
- the TBL2 gene encoding transducin beta-like protein 2 isoform X2, with the protein MDFSSNGKYLATCADDRTIRIWSTKDFLQREHRSMRANVELDHATLVRFSPDCRAFIVWLANGDTLRVFKMTKREDGGYIFTATPEDFPKKHKAPVIDIGIANTGKFIMTASSDTTVLIWSLKGQVLSTINTNQMNNTHAAVSPCGRFVASCGFTPDVKVWEVCFGKKGEFQEVVRAFELKGHSAAVHSFAFSNDSRRMASVSKDGTWKLWDTDVEYKKKQDPYLLKTGRFEEAAGAAPCHLALSPNAQVLALASGSSIHLYNTRRGEKEECFERVHGECIANLSFDITGRFLASCGDRAVRLFHNTPGHRAMVEEMQGHLKRASNESTRQRLQQQLTQAQETLKSLGALKK; encoded by the exons ATGGACTTTAGCAGCAATGGCAAATACCTGGCTACCTGTGCAGATGATCGCACCATCCGCATCTGGAGCACCAAGGACTTCCTGCAGCGAGAGCACCGCAGCATGAGAGCCAACGTGGAGCTGGACCACGCCACCCTGGTGCGCTTCAGCCCTGACTGCAG AGCCTTCATCGTCTGGCTGGCCAACGGGGACACCCTCCGTGTCTTCAAGATGACCAAGCGGGAGGATGGGGGCTACATCTTCACAGCCACCCCAGAGGACTTCCCTAAAAAGCACAAGGCGCCTGTCATCGACATTGGCATTGCTAACACAG GAAAGTTTATCATGACTGCCTCCAGTGACACCACTGTCCTCATCTGGAGCCTGAAGGGTCAAGTGCTGTCTACCATCAACACCAACCAGATGAACAACACACACGCTGCTGTATCTCCCTGTGGCAG ATTTGTAGCCTCGTGTGGCTTCACCCCAGATGTGAAGGTTTGGGAAGTCTGCTTTGGAAAGAAGGGGGAGTTCCAGGAGGTGGTGCGAGCCTTCGAACTAAAGGGCCACTCCGCGGCTGTGCACTCGTTTGCTTTCTCCAACGACTCGCGGAG GATGGCTTCTGTCTCCAAGGATGGTACATGGAAACTGTGGGACACAGATGTGGAATACAAGAAGAAGCAGGACCCCtacttgctgaagacaggccGCTTTGAAGAGGCGGCGGGGGCCGCGCCGTGCCACCTGGCCCTCTCCCCCAACGCCCAGGTCTTGGCCTTGGCCAGTGGCAGTAGTATTCATCTCTACAATACCCGGCGGGGCGAGAAGGAGGAGTGCTTTGAGCGGGTCCATGGCGAGTGTATCGCCAACTTGTCCTTTGACATCACTGGCCGCTTTCTGGCCTCCTGTGGGGACCGGGCGGTGCGGCTCTTTCACAACACTCCTGGCCACCGAGCCATGGTGGAGGAGATGCAGGGCCACCTGAAGCGGGCCTCCAACGAGAGCACCCGCCAGAGGCTGCAGCAGCAGCTGACCCAGGCCCAAGAGACCCTGAAGAGCCTGGGTGCCCTGAAGAAGTGA
- the TBL2 gene encoding transducin beta-like protein 2 isoform X3, with protein sequence MTKREDGGYIFTATPEDFPKKHKAPVIDIGIANTGKFIMTASSDTTVLIWSLKGQVLSTINTNQMNNTHAAVSPCGRFVASCGFTPDVKVWEVCFGKKGEFQEVVRAFELKGHSAAVHSFAFSNDSRRMASVSKDGTWKLWDTDVEYKKKQDPYLLKTGRFEEAAGAAPCHLALSPNAQVLALASGSSIHLYNTRRGEKEECFERVHGECIANLSFDITGRFLASCGDRAVRLFHNTPGHRAMVEEMQGHLKRASNESTRQRLQQQLTQAQETLKSLGALKK encoded by the exons ATGACCAAGCGGGAGGATGGGGGCTACATCTTCACAGCCACCCCAGAGGACTTCCCTAAAAAGCACAAGGCGCCTGTCATCGACATTGGCATTGCTAACACAG GAAAGTTTATCATGACTGCCTCCAGTGACACCACTGTCCTCATCTGGAGCCTGAAGGGTCAAGTGCTGTCTACCATCAACACCAACCAGATGAACAACACACACGCTGCTGTATCTCCCTGTGGCAG ATTTGTAGCCTCGTGTGGCTTCACCCCAGATGTGAAGGTTTGGGAAGTCTGCTTTGGAAAGAAGGGGGAGTTCCAGGAGGTGGTGCGAGCCTTCGAACTAAAGGGCCACTCCGCGGCTGTGCACTCGTTTGCTTTCTCCAACGACTCGCGGAG GATGGCTTCTGTCTCCAAGGATGGTACATGGAAACTGTGGGACACAGATGTGGAATACAAGAAGAAGCAGGACCCCtacttgctgaagacaggccGCTTTGAAGAGGCGGCGGGGGCCGCGCCGTGCCACCTGGCCCTCTCCCCCAACGCCCAGGTCTTGGCCTTGGCCAGTGGCAGTAGTATTCATCTCTACAATACCCGGCGGGGCGAGAAGGAGGAGTGCTTTGAGCGGGTCCATGGCGAGTGTATCGCCAACTTGTCCTTTGACATCACTGGCCGCTTTCTGGCCTCCTGTGGGGACCGGGCGGTGCGGCTCTTTCACAACACTCCTGGCCACCGAGCCATGGTGGAGGAGATGCAGGGCCACCTGAAGCGGGCCTCCAACGAGAGCACCCGCCAGAGGCTGCAGCAGCAGCTGACCCAGGCCCAAGAGACCCTGAAGAGCCTGGGTGCCCTGAAGAAGTGA